The segment CCCGATTTCTCACCAATTGAAAATTGTTGGTCGAAAGTCAAAAGTATACTACGTTCGCTCAGTCCCAGAAATTATCCAGATTTAGCCAAAGCAATTGAAGAAGCTTTTAATAAAGTGTCTCTACAAGATATCCGTAACTGGTTTACTCACTCCTGTTACTGTACCTCACTAGAGTAGTAAACGCTATAATAGGCATGATGCCTATTATGTAGCAAAAATTGAAAATTTAGAAAAATTCAGGTTAGGCTGTTTCGCTTTAAGCGATCGCGCTCCTAAAAGTTGGTGGGTGTAGAGATGAGGGGAGCGATCGCGTGTTGGGAAACTGCTCTGCAAGTCATAGCCTAGTTTAATCGGGGTGGGGGTTGAAGGCTTGTCACGCAGCGGGCGATACTCGCAGAGCTACGGAAGATTGGCTACGCAGGAACTTCCGGAAAGAGCAGCAATTGAGTTGAATTTATTTCCAGAGAGAAACTAGACTTTGGGTTAAGTATCTAGACAACGACAAGGTAACGATAATGAAATTGGATCTACAGAAATTTTTTGACAGTTGCAATCCTAGCAAAACGCTAATATTAGAAAATCCGGAGGATGGACAATATTATATCGATTTTGCATCTGTGCGGGGAAGTAAAGTTATTAAAGAACTGGGGCGAACGATCGCACGACTTTCACCAAATAAGCCAACCTGCCAGTTGTTTACGGGGCATATTGGTTGTGGCAAATCTACAGAGTTGCGGCGCTTGGAAGCCGACTTAAAGAAAGAAGGCTTTCATGTAGTTTATTTTGAGTCCACGCAAGACTTAGACATAAATGACGTGGACATTACTGATATTTTACTGGCGATAACTCGTCAAGTGAGTGAAAGTTTAGAAACTATTGATATTAAGCTAAGACCAGGATATTTTACAAAACTGTTTGGTGAGATTAAAGACTTTTTACAAACCCCAATAGACGCTTCTTTGCAAGCAGAATTGTCTGTGGGAATTGCCAAAATTACTGCGAAAACTAAAGACAGCCCCAAGCTACGAGATCAGCTAAGGCAATATTTAGAACCCCGCACTAATAGTATTTTAGAGTCTATCAACGAAGAAGTTTTGGGACGTGCGACACAAGAGCTAAAAGGTAGGGGTAAAAAAGGACTTGTGGTGATTGTGGATAACTTGGATCGGATAGATCCGAGAACCAAAACTTCAGAGCGATCGCAGCCAGAATATATATTTATAGATAGAGGTGAACAGTTAAGAAAACTGAATTGCCATGTCGTCTATACCATTCCCTTAGCCTTGATTTTTTCCAATGAAAATGAAACTTTAAAGAATCGCTTGGGTGGCGGAGTAGCGCCCAAAGTGTTGCCGATGGTTCCGGTGCAATTGCGAGATGGTAGCGAATATAAAGAGGGAATGGAATTGCTGCGACAGATGGTATTAACTAGAGCATTTCCAGATGTTGATGCTTCTGCACGAATTGATTTGATTGGACAGATTTTTGATAGCCCTGAAACTCTAGATAGACTGTGCAGAGTCAGTGGCGGTCATTTAAGAAACTTGCTAGGACTGCTCTATAGTTGTTTACAGCAAGAAGAGCTACCATTGTCGCGAGACTGCCTTGAAGATGCAATTCGGGCATCGCGCGATAGTTTAGTTTTAGCGATTGATGATAATGAGTGGGAATTGTTACGTCAGGTTGTACAGCGGAAAAGTGTCAGCGGCGAGGTAGATTATGAAAATCTCCTGCGAAGCTTATTTGTATTTGAATATCAAGATAAGGAAGGGCGCTGGTTTGGGATAAATCCTGTGTTAGCAGAAGCAAAAAAATTTAAGCAGTGAACGATATGGAACGACCAGAAGATGTCGCCGTTCGTAATGAGCGATCGCTCAAAACTTTGCAGCGGGCGATCGCACTTTCTCAAGGGAGAT is part of the Microcoleus sp. FACHB-831 genome and harbors:
- a CDS encoding P-loop NTPase fold protein, whose amino-acid sequence is MKLDLQKFFDSCNPSKTLILENPEDGQYYIDFASVRGSKVIKELGRTIARLSPNKPTCQLFTGHIGCGKSTELRRLEADLKKEGFHVVYFESTQDLDINDVDITDILLAITRQVSESLETIDIKLRPGYFTKLFGEIKDFLQTPIDASLQAELSVGIAKITAKTKDSPKLRDQLRQYLEPRTNSILESINEEVLGRATQELKGRGKKGLVVIVDNLDRIDPRTKTSERSQPEYIFIDRGEQLRKLNCHVVYTIPLALIFSNENETLKNRLGGGVAPKVLPMVPVQLRDGSEYKEGMELLRQMVLTRAFPDVDASARIDLIGQIFDSPETLDRLCRVSGGHLRNLLGLLYSCLQQEELPLSRDCLEDAIRASRDSLVLAIDDNEWELLRQVVQRKSVSGEVDYENLLRSLFVFEYQDKEGRWFGINPVLAEAKKFKQ